A window of Lentibacillus sp. Marseille-P4043 contains these coding sequences:
- a CDS encoding ABC transporter translates to MIRMILTAFIAEFHRNFIEFKRYPTEFISQVFLVVVIFYGLFLGGKYVTGGDILGDRLSAVIISYILWVLVLDAIGDMGFHISEESQNGTLEQIFLSPLGATLVLLLRNIANLFYIIFFIIIALICIMVLTGNYLSFSVIDVIPLLMAIGVAVGIGYLVASITIVFKRIDQFLNMLQFGLLFVIMTPFTDFDGAWGTIFMFIPFAPIVGLLKQMVIEGSTLFENGSLFWYGICNLLIWMGIGLFTFRLASNHARKMGTLGHY, encoded by the coding sequence ATGATTAGAATGATTTTAACGGCTTTTATTGCTGAATTCCATCGAAACTTTATTGAGTTCAAGCGTTATCCAACTGAGTTTATAAGCCAAGTATTTTTGGTTGTAGTAATTTTTTATGGTTTATTTTTGGGAGGGAAATATGTTACTGGTGGCGATATACTGGGGGATCGGCTTAGTGCTGTGATCATTAGTTATATCCTGTGGGTTTTGGTTTTGGATGCCATTGGGGATATGGGGTTTCACATATCGGAGGAATCTCAAAACGGTACCTTGGAACAAATTTTTCTTAGTCCTTTAGGCGCTACACTAGTATTACTTTTGCGGAATATAGCTAATCTTTTTTATATTATTTTCTTTATCATTATTGCTCTTATCTGTATTATGGTGCTGACTGGTAATTATTTAAGTTTTTCAGTGATAGATGTGATCCCATTGTTAATGGCTATTGGAGTTGCTGTCGGAATTGGATATTTAGTTGCTAGTATAACAATCGTTTTCAAACGAATAGATCAATTTCTTAACATGTTGCAATTTGGTCTTTTGTTTGTAATTATGACCCCATTTACAGACTTTGATGGTGCTTGGGGAACAATTTTCATGTTTATCCCTTTTGCACCGATTGTAGGTTTACTAAAGCAGATGGTAATTGAAGGTTCTACACTTTTTGAGAACGGATCTTTATTTTGGTATGGAATTTGCAACTTGTTGATTTGGATGGGTATTGGTCTATTTACATTTCGATTGGCCAGTAATCATGCAAGGAAGATGGGAACACTTGGACATTATTAA
- a CDS encoding YpdA family putative bacillithiol disulfide reductase — protein MQKEDTIIIGGGPCGLSCAIELQNRGITPLIIEKENVVNTIYQFPTHQTFFSSSDRLEIGGNLFVTEKQKPVRVQALTYYRAVAERENIRINAFEKVIDIKKSTNGFDVTTEKDNGETRSYQANHVVIATGYYDQPNTMNIPGENLEKVRHYFKEAHPYFNKDVVVIGGKNSAVDATLELHKAGARVTVLYRGGTYSKSIKPWILPEFDSLVRKDIVHMDFNAHITEITEDAVYYMVDGETKKVDSDYVFAMTGYKPDHQLLKNSGITVNETNGKPQFDPDTMETNIPGIYVAGVVAAGYNNNEIFIENGRYHGEIIANSIINK, from the coding sequence ATGCAGAAGGAAGATACGATTATTATCGGTGGGGGTCCATGTGGTCTGTCGTGTGCCATTGAATTGCAAAACCGTGGTATTACTCCGTTAATTATAGAAAAAGAGAATGTAGTGAATACCATTTATCAGTTCCCAACCCACCAAACATTTTTCAGTTCAAGCGATAGATTAGAAATAGGCGGTAATCTGTTTGTTACCGAAAAACAAAAACCAGTTCGAGTTCAGGCATTAACCTATTACCGTGCTGTTGCCGAGCGGGAAAATATACGAATAAATGCGTTTGAAAAAGTCATTGATATTAAAAAATCGACAAATGGTTTTGATGTAACAACAGAAAAAGATAATGGAGAGACACGATCCTATCAAGCAAATCACGTGGTTATTGCAACTGGCTATTATGATCAACCGAATACAATGAATATCCCTGGCGAAAACCTAGAAAAAGTTAGGCATTATTTTAAAGAAGCACACCCCTATTTCAATAAGGATGTAGTTGTGATCGGTGGAAAAAACTCTGCTGTTGACGCAACATTGGAGTTGCATAAGGCTGGTGCTCGCGTAACTGTTTTATATCGTGGTGGTACGTATTCAAAAAGTATAAAACCGTGGATTTTACCAGAATTTGATTCGTTAGTCCGCAAAGACATCGTCCATATGGATTTTAATGCACACATTACAGAAATTACAGAGGATGCTGTTTATTATATGGTGGATGGGGAAACGAAAAAAGTTGACAGTGACTATGTATTTGCTATGACCGGTTATAAACCAGATCACCAACTTTTGAAAAATAGTGGCATCACGGTAAATGAAACAAATGGAAAACCACAATTTGATCCAGACACAATGGAAACGAATATACCAGGAATTTATGTGGCAGGTGTAGTAGCTGCTGGCTATAATAACAATGAGATTTTTATTGAAAATGGCAGGTATCATGGTGAAATAATAGCTAATTCGATTATAAATAAATGA
- a CDS encoding genetic competence negative regulator gives MRIERVSDSQFTIFLTFDDLVERGFTKDDLWEDVTGVRNLFSDMMYEASSELGFELEGMLLVQVHLMQAQGMHVIVTQKIENINWDEDFIEMKVTLDESKELIFSFDEFEDIIQVSSYLLAQSITGGQIYHMNERYYMLLEDVDLNKNNREHVIAIMSEFSSPSIITSTRLMEYGKIIMGTNAVKTIIDTFY, from the coding sequence ATGCGTATTGAACGGGTATCCGATAGTCAATTTACCATATTCTTAACGTTTGATGATTTAGTTGAACGTGGTTTTACAAAAGATGATTTATGGGAAGATGTTACTGGAGTCAGAAATTTGTTTAGCGATATGATGTATGAAGCAAGTAGTGAATTAGGGTTTGAGTTAGAAGGAATGCTGCTTGTACAAGTTCATTTGATGCAAGCACAGGGTATGCATGTGATTGTTACACAAAAAATAGAAAATATAAACTGGGATGAGGATTTTATTGAAATGAAAGTTACCTTGGATGAAAGCAAAGAATTGATTTTTTCTTTTGATGAATTCGAGGATATTATACAAGTATCTTCTTACTTATTAGCACAATCCATTACTGGTGGCCAAATTTATCATATGAATGAACGTTATTATATGCTACTGGAAGATGTCGATTTAAATAAAAACAATCGAGAGCATGTTATTGCGATCATGTCCGAGTTTTCATCGCCAAGCATTATCACCTCAACAAGATTAATGGAATATGGCAAAATTATCATGGGAACAAATGCAGTAAAAACAATTATTGACACGTTTTATTGA
- a CDS encoding ABC transporter ATP-binding protein, producing MLLEVDKLEKGFKTKRNNIFKVVRSINLELSAGDITAFLGPNGAGKTTTIKMIAGLIDPSGGDVLINGNSIIRKRSSALNYFGAVLEGNRNLYWRLTPLENFEYWAGIKGVPRSKALERGRELMCYFGLEDKLNTTVQQLSRGMQQQVAICTALIHSPPLLLLDEPTLGLDLNASDRIQALIKDLSSRHNVGILLTTHQMEVAERLSDHVVIINRGKIIKRGKTKDVLEHFNDRTYIFESEEPISDKLKRLLEPYNPEYINPASFKVLLYGLQTPYDIIRVLEPYPIVRFQKDSTDLATAFRYYTNNDELMIQGAEEDK from the coding sequence ATGCTGCTTGAAGTGGATAAATTGGAAAAGGGCTTTAAGACGAAAAGAAATAATATTTTTAAAGTGGTGCGTTCAATAAATTTGGAGCTATCGGCGGGTGATATCACTGCGTTTTTAGGGCCAAATGGTGCAGGGAAAACTACAACAATAAAAATGATTGCTGGATTAATAGATCCTAGCGGCGGAGATGTTTTAATTAATGGGAATAGTATAATTAGAAAACGTAGTAGCGCACTCAACTATTTTGGAGCTGTGTTAGAAGGTAACAGAAATTTATATTGGCGTCTTACGCCGTTAGAAAACTTTGAATATTGGGCAGGGATTAAGGGAGTACCACGGTCTAAAGCCTTGGAGAGAGGACGAGAATTAATGTGCTATTTTGGTTTGGAAGATAAGCTTAATACTACTGTCCAACAATTAAGCAGAGGCATGCAACAGCAGGTCGCCATATGTACTGCTCTCATCCATTCACCACCATTACTATTATTAGATGAACCTACATTGGGATTGGATCTTAATGCATCAGATCGCATTCAAGCTTTAATAAAAGACCTTTCGAGTAGACATAATGTCGGGATTTTGTTAACAACACATCAAATGGAGGTAGCAGAGCGATTATCTGATCATGTGGTTATTATTAATAGGGGTAAGATAATCAAACGAGGAAAGACAAAAGATGTACTGGAACATTTTAATGATCGAACGTACATATTTGAATCTGAAGAGCCAATATCCGATAAATTAAAGCGTTTATTGGAACCATATAATCCGGAATATATAAATCCAGCATCATTTAAGGTTTTATTGTATGGGTTACAAACTCCTTATGATATTATTCGCGTGCTTGAACCTTACCCAATTGTACGTTTTCAAAAAGATAGCACCGATTTGGCAACAGCTTTTCGATACTATACAAACAATGATGAACTTATGATACAAGGAGCTGAAGAAGATAAATAA
- the sleB gene encoding spore cortex-lytic enzyme: MTFKKMSLLFIIICFFTIGLQTSQNPNVVHAFSNQVIQHGASGEDVIELQARLQYLGFYNGNIDGVFGWGTYWALRNFQYEFGMDIDGLAGKTTKQKLVKASEYDKQYVHEQINKGNDFTNYGGVDKEKQTKPKAKPNQSANKPNTNTDQTSTTAVNVPQGYSQNDIKLLANAVHGESRGEPYIGQVAVAAVILNRVESSTFPDTVSGVIFEPRAFTAVADGQIWLTPNETSKQAVLDALNGWDPTGNALYYFNPNTATSAWIWSRPQIKKIGKHIFCK; this comes from the coding sequence ATGACCTTTAAAAAAATGTCCCTTTTATTTATTATTATATGTTTTTTTACAATCGGACTGCAAACTTCCCAAAACCCTAATGTTGTACACGCTTTTAGTAACCAAGTAATTCAGCATGGGGCGTCTGGTGAAGATGTAATCGAATTGCAGGCAAGGTTGCAATATCTGGGATTTTACAATGGAAATATCGACGGTGTGTTTGGTTGGGGGACATATTGGGCATTACGGAATTTTCAATATGAGTTTGGAATGGACATTGATGGATTAGCAGGTAAAACTACGAAACAAAAACTGGTAAAGGCAAGTGAGTACGATAAACAATATGTACATGAACAAATTAATAAAGGAAATGACTTTACCAACTATGGCGGAGTGGACAAAGAAAAGCAAACAAAACCTAAGGCAAAACCGAATCAGTCAGCAAACAAACCTAATACGAATACAGATCAGACATCGACAACTGCAGTAAATGTTCCACAGGGGTATTCTCAAAACGATATTAAATTGTTGGCCAATGCCGTACATGGAGAATCACGTGGTGAACCATATATCGGTCAGGTTGCGGTTGCTGCTGTTATTTTAAATCGGGTTGAAAGCTCAACTTTTCCAGATACTGTATCGGGTGTAATTTTTGAACCAAGAGCATTTACAGCAGTTGCTGATGGTCAAATTTGGTTAACGCCAAACGAAACCTCCAAACAAGCCGTTCTTGATGCTCTTAACGGCTGGGATCCAACAGGTAATGCGTTGTATTATTTTAATCCCAATACCGCAACGTCGGCTTGGATTTGGTCACGGCCACAAATTAAAAAAATCGGCAAACATATATTTTGTAAATAG
- the prsW gene encoding glutamic-type intramembrane protease PrsW, whose amino-acid sequence MFAILSAGIAPAFALMAFFYLKDRFTEPLGLIIRIFTYGALLVFPIMFLQYAFQAEGIVTSPVINSFILGGLIEEFFKWFIFIYVIYHHTEFDAHYDGIVYAVAISLGFATVENLLYLLTNGIGYAFSRALFPVSSHALFAVSMGYYFGKAKLNQQHRKRNMMFALVVPFLLHGTYNYILKTITSDWLFLLIPFMIVLWVYSLRKVKIANQQPTHNLILQEKQRA is encoded by the coding sequence ATGTTTGCGATACTTTCCGCCGGTATAGCGCCTGCTTTTGCTTTAATGGCTTTCTTTTATTTAAAAGATCGTTTTACAGAACCTTTAGGATTAATCATACGGATTTTCACCTATGGAGCGTTACTTGTATTCCCAATTATGTTCCTGCAATACGCGTTTCAGGCTGAGGGAATCGTGACAAGTCCAGTCATCAATTCCTTTATTTTGGGTGGTTTAATAGAAGAATTTTTCAAATGGTTTATTTTCATATATGTGATCTATCATCATACTGAATTTGATGCTCATTATGATGGAATCGTATACGCTGTTGCCATAAGCCTTGGTTTTGCAACGGTTGAAAACTTATTATACTTGTTGACAAATGGGATCGGTTACGCTTTTTCCAGGGCATTGTTTCCTGTTTCATCCCATGCCTTATTCGCTGTTAGTATGGGATATTACTTTGGCAAAGCAAAACTGAATCAACAACACCGAAAACGAAACATGATGTTCGCTTTGGTTGTCCCATTTTTACTGCATGGCACGTATAACTACATTTTAAAAACTATTACAAGTGATTGGTTATTTTTGTTGATCCCTTTTATGATTGTGCTCTGGGTATATAGTTTGCGAAAAGTTAAGATAGCAAATCAACAACCAACACATAACCTTATCTTACAAGAAAAACAACGTGCATAG
- a CDS encoding Glu/Leu/Phe/Val family dehydrogenase — protein MVADKAADSTKEKSNQKMDVLSSTRTVVKNALDKLGYPDEVFELLKDPIRMMTVRIPVRMDDGSIKIFTGYRAQHNDAVGPTKGGVRFHPDVTETEVKALSIWMSLKAGIVDLPYGGGKGGIICDPREMSFRELEGLSRGYVRAISQIVGPNKDIPAPDVFTNSQIMAWMMDEYSRIDEFNSPGFITGKPIVLGGSHGRESATAKGVTIVINEAAKKKGIDVKGARVVVQGFGNAGSFLSKFLHDAGAKVVGISDAYGALHDPNGLDIDYLLDRRDSFGTVTKLFNNTITNEELLELDCDILVPAAVENQITEQNANNIKASIVVEAANGPTTLEATKILTERGILLVPDVLSSAGGVTVSYFEWVQNNQGYYWPEEEIEEKLQNIMVKSFNAIYDTAQTRRVDMRLAAYMIGVRKMAEAARFRGWV, from the coding sequence ATGGTAGCCGATAAAGCAGCAGATTCTACCAAAGAAAAAAGTAATCAAAAAATGGATGTATTAAGTTCAACACGTACTGTTGTAAAAAATGCGTTGGATAAATTGGGTTACCCTGATGAAGTATTTGAATTATTAAAAGACCCGATTCGCATGATGACTGTAAGAATCCCTGTCAGAATGGATGATGGTTCCATCAAAATTTTCACAGGTTATCGTGCTCAACATAACGATGCAGTCGGTCCAACTAAAGGTGGCGTTCGATTCCATCCGGATGTAACCGAAACAGAAGTCAAAGCATTATCCATCTGGATGAGTTTAAAAGCTGGTATCGTTGATTTGCCTTACGGTGGGGGTAAAGGCGGAATTATTTGTGATCCACGTGAAATGTCATTCCGTGAATTGGAAGGCTTGAGTCGTGGGTATGTTCGTGCAATTAGTCAAATTGTTGGTCCAAACAAAGACATTCCTGCACCAGATGTATTTACAAATTCACAAATCATGGCATGGATGATGGATGAATACAGTCGTATTGATGAATTTAATAGTCCAGGATTTATTACTGGTAAACCGATCGTGCTTGGTGGTTCGCACGGGAGAGAATCTGCAACTGCAAAAGGTGTTACAATTGTTATTAATGAAGCAGCAAAGAAAAAAGGAATTGATGTAAAAGGGGCAAGGGTAGTTGTCCAAGGCTTCGGAAACGCTGGAAGCTTTTTATCTAAATTCTTACATGATGCAGGCGCTAAAGTAGTCGGTATTTCTGACGCTTACGGTGCGCTTCATGATCCAAACGGACTTGATATTGATTATTTATTAGACAGAAGAGATAGCTTTGGTACCGTTACAAAACTATTCAATAATACCATAACAAATGAAGAGTTACTTGAATTAGATTGTGACATTCTAGTACCTGCTGCAGTGGAAAATCAAATTACGGAACAAAATGCTAATAACATTAAAGCAAGTATTGTCGTTGAGGCTGCAAACGGTCCGACAACACTTGAAGCAACAAAAATATTAACGGAACGCGGTATCTTGCTTGTTCCCGATGTACTTTCATCTGCAGGCGGTGTAACCGTTTCTTATTTCGAATGGGTGCAAAATAATCAAGGATATTACTGGCCTGAAGAAGAAATTGAAGAAAAACTGCAAAACATTATGGTTAAATCATTTAACGCGATTTATGACACTGCACAAACTAGACGCGTTGATATGCGCTTAGCTGCATATATGATTGGTGTACGCAAAATGGCCGAAGCGGCAAGATTCCGTGGCTGGGTTTAA
- a CDS encoding asparaginase — protein sequence MKNILIIHTGGTISMLENKETGEVTTTNKHPLSNIAYHFKSYANVDENIAFKLPSPQITPKHMLELATIIDQKSAVYDGIVVTHGTDTLEETAYFLDQVVQTDKPVILTGAMRSSNEIGSDALYNLISSLRVAVENAASQKGVLVVMNDEIHTAANVTKTSTSNVATFQSPQYGPIGIITKDAIIFHHTIIARHTYPINNVTKNVFLLKAFAGMDGQLIEAVQQTEPDGLVIEGLGQGNLPKDTITPIQALIKQQIPVILVSRCYQGIVQPTYGYDGGGKQLKEMGVILANGLTGPKARIKLLIALEQQQHDHDTLTNIFAE from the coding sequence TTGAAAAATATTTTAATCATCCATACAGGTGGAACCATCTCCATGCTGGAAAATAAAGAAACAGGTGAAGTCACCACAACAAACAAACATCCATTATCAAACATAGCGTACCATTTCAAATCCTATGCCAATGTAGATGAAAATATTGCATTTAAACTTCCTTCTCCACAAATTACGCCAAAACATATGCTGGAACTAGCAACAATCATTGATCAAAAGAGTGCTGTATATGACGGAATTGTTGTTACACATGGTACAGACACATTGGAAGAAACAGCTTATTTTCTCGATCAAGTTGTTCAGACAGATAAACCCGTTATTTTGACTGGTGCGATGCGTTCGAGTAATGAGATAGGATCTGATGCACTGTATAACTTAATTAGTTCATTAAGGGTTGCGGTGGAGAATGCTGCTTCCCAAAAAGGTGTGCTCGTTGTCATGAATGATGAGATTCATACCGCGGCAAATGTAACAAAGACATCGACGAGTAATGTTGCAACGTTCCAGAGTCCACAGTACGGTCCGATCGGAATTATAACAAAGGATGCCATTATTTTTCATCATACCATAATTGCTAGACACACGTATCCAATTAACAACGTGACAAAAAATGTGTTTTTACTAAAAGCCTTTGCGGGAATGGACGGGCAATTAATCGAAGCTGTGCAGCAAACCGAACCGGATGGACTTGTTATTGAAGGACTTGGCCAAGGAAATTTACCTAAAGACACCATTACACCTATTCAAGCATTGATAAAGCAGCAAATCCCAGTCATTCTTGTTTCCAGGTGTTATCAAGGTATTGTCCAACCAACATATGGTTATGATGGTGGTGGCAAGCAGTTAAAAGAAATGGGTGTTATCTTAGCTAATGGCCTTACTGGACCTAAGGCACGCATAAAGTTATTAATTGCCTTAGAGCAACAGCAACATGATCATGATACGTTGACGAATATATTTGCAGAATAA
- a CDS encoding metallophosphoesterase — MIYLLFLVILLLLVFIMYMVYQAHHDTINYQTIHDTVQPIGFDNFRIFFISDIHRRIIRDATLESITEKMDIVIIGGDLTEKGVPLERTKTNIKKLKRWNAPIYFVWGNNDYEADYPSIAKLLSEEGVIILANTHTDITAENGDMLSILGLDCSYYREARMDLAMEHAKGDFYILATHAPRTFYDLEAEEQRKANLVLAGHTHGGQIRIAGFGPYQRGSFHKHHHSNVLVSEGYGYTRLPFRLGTNAECHVLTLKKQAK; from the coding sequence ATGATATATTTGCTTTTTTTAGTTATCCTGTTACTATTGGTTTTCATTATGTATATGGTTTATCAAGCACATCATGATACAATCAATTATCAAACGATTCATGACACTGTACAACCAATCGGGTTTGACAACTTCCGGATCTTTTTCATATCAGATATTCATCGACGAATAATCCGCGATGCTACACTAGAATCCATAACAGAAAAAATGGATATTGTGATTATCGGTGGAGATCTTACGGAAAAGGGTGTCCCACTTGAGCGAACAAAAACCAACATTAAAAAGTTAAAACGCTGGAATGCACCGATTTATTTTGTATGGGGAAATAATGATTATGAGGCAGATTATCCTTCTATTGCTAAACTGTTATCAGAAGAAGGCGTAATCATTTTAGCGAACACTCACACTGACATAACAGCCGAAAACGGGGATATGCTGAGCATTTTAGGCTTGGATTGTAGTTATTACCGAGAAGCACGGATGGACCTTGCGATGGAACATGCAAAAGGAGATTTCTACATATTAGCAACTCATGCACCACGCACGTTTTATGACTTAGAAGCAGAAGAACAGCGGAAAGCCAACCTCGTATTAGCCGGACATACCCATGGAGGGCAAATTCGCATAGCTGGATTTGGGCCGTATCAGAGGGGTAGTTTTCACAAACATCATCATTCCAATGTTCTTGTTAGTGAAGGTTATGGCTATACCAGATTGCCATTTCGCTTAGGCACAAACGCTGAATGTCACGTACTAACTTTGAAAAAACAAGCAAAATGA